From Bacteroidota bacterium, one genomic window encodes:
- a CDS encoding transposase, producing GYDLPNKDKELISFQNRLRKYRDYLFTFLYHSNVPPDNNASERAIRNIKVKQKVSGQFKSTNGAFGFAVLKSITDTVKKNRLGILNALENIAKLQTD from the coding sequence GGGTTATGATTTACCAAATAAAGATAAAGAACTTATCAGTTTTCAAAATAGGTTGAGAAAATATAGAGATTATCTTTTTACATTTCTTTATCACTCAAATGTGCCACCAGACAACAATGCATCCGAAAGAGCAATAAGAAACATAAAAGTAAAACAAAAAGTTTCGGGACAATTTAAATCAACAAATGGTGCATTCGGATTTGCTGTATTGAAGTCTATTACTGATACTGTCAAAAAAAATAGACTTGGAATATTAAATGCTTTGGAAAATATTGCTAAATTGCAGACTGATTAG